One genomic segment of Novisyntrophococcus fermenticellae includes these proteins:
- the spoIIR gene encoding stage II sporulation protein R, producing MRKSMIIWGAAIALGLAAAAFAGNVEGREAAVQQEIAGQVVRFHILANSDQVADQELKLRVKEHLIECMNTLLEGADSLEETREILKNHTEYLEQEALKCLREYGSKEAVAVSYETDHFPVKNYGNYTFPAGEYEALRVKIGKARGHNWWCMLYPGLCFQDALHPVLEDEDGKLKHVLSDEAYNTILKKEDVHFTFRWLGLEIGDVTEYHKEDALEN from the coding sequence ATGCGAAAATCTATGATAATCTGGGGCGCAGCTATTGCCCTTGGCCTGGCTGCAGCTGCATTTGCGGGGAATGTGGAAGGAAGGGAGGCTGCTGTACAGCAGGAAATCGCGGGACAGGTTGTCAGATTCCATATATTGGCCAACAGTGACCAGGTGGCTGACCAGGAGCTTAAACTGCGGGTAAAGGAACATCTGATTGAATGCATGAATACACTGCTGGAGGGTGCAGATTCGTTGGAAGAAACGAGGGAAATACTTAAAAACCATACAGAATATCTGGAACAGGAAGCTTTGAAATGCCTTAGGGAATATGGAAGCAAGGAGGCAGTGGCAGTCAGCTATGAGACGGATCATTTTCCGGTAAAAAATTATGGGAATTACACTTTTCCTGCGGGAGAATATGAGGCACTCAGAGTCAAAATTGGAAAGGCCAGAGGACATAATTGGTGGTGCATGCTTTATCCGGGTCTGTGTTTTCAAGATGCGCTGCATCCTGTATTAGAGGATGAAGATGGAAAACTGAAACATGTATTGAGCGATGAGGCTTATAATACAATTTTAAAAAAAGAGGATGTACACTTTACATTTCGCTGGTTGGGACTTGAAATCGGTGACGTTACAGAGTATCATAAAGAAGATGCTTTAGAAAATTAA
- a CDS encoding class I SAM-dependent methyltransferase encodes MEELRETLSCIFSDKIRKAIFSNQKNQDFLYRKIILERRENFYQVEKLTEEQAFHENLELNRAADYSEKLLKEGFGQLNAWGETREYAVKISKKGKILFQKRELEVPVKIRPEHNRRKRYLLEEGVIIPPLIDMGVFTKEGKVVRTMYDKFRQINKFVEFIDDAVDKSGLDKLRIIDFGCGKSYLTFVVYYYLTVVKKLEIEMTGLDLKEDVIVKCNKAARKYGYDHLKFIVGDINGYQSEMPVDMVISLHACDTATDYALFNAIRWNAGMIISVPCCQHELCGQMNSEEISILQRYGIVKERTAALMTDAIRGNLLEYCGYKTQLMEFVDLSHTPKNLLIRAVKSNITQKHRQLMLEEIQKLCQCFQLKPALLRLLEESEML; translated from the coding sequence ATGGAGGAATTACGGGAGACCTTGAGCTGCATCTTTTCGGATAAGATCCGGAAAGCGATATTCAGCAATCAGAAGAATCAGGACTTTCTTTACAGGAAAATCATATTGGAGAGAAGGGAAAATTTTTATCAGGTGGAAAAACTGACGGAGGAGCAGGCGTTTCATGAGAATCTGGAACTAAACAGGGCGGCAGACTATAGTGAGAAACTTTTGAAGGAGGGGTTTGGCCAACTGAATGCCTGGGGTGAAACGAGGGAATATGCTGTAAAAATCTCAAAAAAAGGAAAAATCTTATTTCAGAAGAGGGAGTTAGAAGTGCCTGTGAAAATCAGACCGGAGCATAACCGGAGGAAGAGATATCTTCTGGAGGAGGGAGTGATTATTCCACCTCTGATTGATATGGGTGTTTTCACCAAAGAGGGCAAGGTAGTCCGTACGATGTACGATAAGTTCCGTCAGATTAATAAATTTGTGGAGTTTATTGATGATGCGGTGGACAAATCCGGGCTGGATAAGCTTCGTATCATTGATTTCGGATGTGGAAAGTCTTATCTGACGTTTGTTGTGTATTATTATCTGACCGTTGTGAAAAAATTAGAGATAGAGATGACAGGCCTTGATCTGAAGGAAGATGTAATTGTAAAATGTAATAAAGCAGCAAGGAAGTATGGATACGATCATCTCAAATTTATAGTAGGTGATATTAATGGATATCAAAGCGAGATGCCGGTGGATATGGTGATTTCTCTGCATGCCTGTGATACAGCTACGGATTATGCCCTGTTTAATGCCATTCGGTGGAATGCCGGGATGATAATTTCTGTACCTTGTTGCCAGCATGAGCTTTGTGGGCAGATGAATAGTGAAGAAATCAGCATTTTGCAAAGATACGGTATTGTAAAAGAGCGTACGGCGGCTTTAATGACCGATGCGATACGGGGAAATCTGCTGGAGTACTGTGGTTATAAAACACAGCTGATGGAATTTGTGGACTTGTCTCATACCCCTAAGAATCTATTGATCAGGGCTGTAAAGTCCAATATTACACAGAAGCATAGACAGTTGATGCTGGAAGAGATACAAAAACTATGTCAGTGTTTTCAACTGAAACCTGCTCTTTTGCGTCTGCTGGAAGAGAGTGAAATGCTATAA
- the tig gene encoding trigger factor, whose protein sequence is MKKKCVLLLLCLSVGAVVFTGCGKKEKNNDSSTSVSSTSESASDSAQTPEDDGIPVVDEEDVMKCIELGEYKGLKLEKTVTSVTDQEVEDTITSNYSNTTITDEPCQKGDTVYIAYVGKLDGKAFDGGSTDGTSITLGSSGYIDGFDDGVIGMKAGETKDLNLTFPDPYEGNKDLSGKAVVFTVTVNNISRPFSELTEDWVKKYTQSASIDEYRSTIKKQLEDQAVTSDESALKQSTWEKVMNDCTVTQYQKSEVDAARKEMENWMTQYAQMMGTDLDGYKQQSGLSEEEFEAQMNAGAKSSAKSKMIMKAIAQNEGIKQDGKDYKDMLAKTAKEFNMTEEELIEQNGQDQVDAYIESELVMKVILDSATITEVPAEAKDAGTDASGSSADSTSK, encoded by the coding sequence ATGAAGAAAAAATGTGTTTTACTGTTATTATGTCTCAGTGTCGGAGCAGTGGTATTCACCGGCTGCGGAAAAAAAGAAAAGAACAATGATTCCAGTACTTCTGTAAGCAGCACGTCCGAGAGTGCCTCTGACAGTGCGCAGACTCCGGAGGATGATGGGATTCCGGTTGTAGACGAAGAAGATGTTATGAAATGTATAGAGTTGGGAGAATATAAAGGTCTGAAGCTGGAGAAAACCGTTACGTCTGTTACGGACCAGGAAGTAGAAGATACAATTACATCCAATTACAGCAATACGACCATTACGGATGAACCCTGTCAGAAAGGGGATACGGTTTATATAGCATATGTGGGCAAGCTGGATGGAAAGGCATTTGATGGCGGAAGCACCGACGGAACCTCAATTACCCTGGGATCAAGCGGCTATATTGATGGTTTTGATGATGGCGTGATAGGCATGAAAGCCGGGGAGACAAAGGATTTAAATCTGACGTTTCCAGATCCTTATGAAGGGAACAAGGATTTATCCGGAAAAGCCGTAGTCTTTACGGTTACGGTGAATAATATTTCACGTCCCTTTTCAGAGCTGACAGAGGATTGGGTAAAGAAGTATACGCAATCTGCAAGCATTGACGAGTACCGCAGTACAATCAAAAAGCAGCTGGAGGATCAGGCGGTTACCTCGGATGAAAGTGCTCTGAAGCAGTCAACCTGGGAAAAGGTTATGAATGACTGTACCGTAACACAGTACCAGAAGTCAGAGGTTGATGCTGCAAGAAAAGAGATGGAGAACTGGATGACCCAGTATGCGCAGATGATGGGAACAGATCTGGACGGATATAAGCAGCAGAGCGGGCTTTCAGAAGAAGAATTTGAAGCTCAGATGAATGCAGGAGCCAAAAGCTCGGCCAAGAGTAAGATGATCATGAAGGCCATCGCGCAGAACGAGGGAATAAAGCAAGACGGTAAGGACTATAAAGATATGCTGGCCAAGACAGCAAAAGAGTTTAACATGACAGAAGAGGAATTGATTGAACAAAATGGGCAGGATCAGGTAGATGCTTATATTGAGAGCGAACTTGTTATGAAGGTGATTCTGGATTCCGCAACCATTACAGAGGTGCCTGCAGAAGCCAAAGATGCGGGTACAGACGCTTCCGGCAGTTCCGCAGACAGTACATCCAAATAA
- a CDS encoding Ger(x)C family spore germination protein, protein MKHYLKKNIITGVITFLLIAGGCGAVEPEKRDYPLALAWDYEDGNYSVVYGMANLQEVTEQDKGNQDTDLSLKVQGQNLEEIRANYARSQQYYLDLGHVKAIIFSERLLNQPEAYQNLMKDMQKSTEIGKNAYVFMTNSMEDVMKTGAQKEDGLGQYLTGIYDNHEGARQKGVTLEDIYYDWNNEERITRLPQLKVEEGKVILCENL, encoded by the coding sequence ATGAAGCACTATTTAAAAAAAAATATTATAACAGGTGTGATAACATTCCTGCTGATTGCGGGTGGGTGTGGGGCAGTGGAGCCGGAAAAACGGGATTATCCATTGGCACTGGCCTGGGATTATGAGGATGGGAACTATTCTGTAGTTTACGGTATGGCGAATCTGCAGGAGGTTACGGAACAGGATAAAGGAAACCAGGATACTGATTTAAGCCTTAAAGTCCAGGGTCAGAATTTGGAAGAGATAAGGGCAAACTATGCAAGATCGCAGCAATATTATCTGGATTTGGGACACGTTAAGGCGATTATCTTCAGCGAACGTTTGTTAAATCAGCCAGAGGCGTATCAAAATCTTATGAAGGACATGCAGAAAAGTACCGAAATTGGTAAAAACGCTTATGTTTTTATGACAAATTCCATGGAGGATGTTATGAAGACGGGAGCACAGAAAGAAGATGGTCTTGGGCAGTATCTGACCGGAATTTATGATAACCATGAAGGAGCCCGCCAAAAGGGTGTGACATTGGAGGACATCTATTATGATTGGAACAATGAGGAACGTATTACGCGGCTTCCTCAGTTGAAAGTGGAAGAAGGTAAGGTGATTTTATGCGAAAATCTATGA
- a CDS encoding GntR family transcriptional regulator, translated as MGNDELTLSMGNYQYMPLRDVVFHTLRDAILHGVLQPGERLMEIKLANRMGVSRTPIREAIRMLELEGLVIMVPRKGAQVAQITEKDLKDVLEVRMGLEELAVKFACQRITPKQLKELKRAAEEFEDQVNTVEEDDITALAEADVKFHDLIYKATDNQRLVQLLNNLREQMYRYRIEYLKDVETRGSLIEEHNGICKALGMHDERAAYQYTIVHIKRQQDTIMKMMQQNDEPDN; from the coding sequence ATGGGAAATGATGAATTGACTTTAAGTATGGGAAATTATCAATACATGCCGCTTAGGGATGTTGTCTTTCATACCCTTCGTGATGCAATTCTGCATGGAGTTTTACAGCCGGGCGAACGTCTGATGGAAATTAAACTGGCCAACCGTATGGGTGTATCCAGAACACCGATACGTGAAGCAATCCGGATGCTGGAATTGGAGGGACTCGTAATTATGGTTCCCAGAAAGGGAGCACAGGTTGCTCAGATTACTGAAAAGGATCTGAAAGATGTGCTGGAGGTACGCATGGGGCTGGAGGAGCTGGCTGTAAAGTTTGCCTGCCAGAGGATCACGCCGAAGCAGCTGAAAGAACTGAAACGAGCAGCGGAAGAATTTGAAGACCAGGTCAATACCGTGGAAGAAGATGATATTACAGCTCTGGCTGAAGCGGATGTAAAGTTTCACGATCTTATCTATAAGGCTACGGATAACCAGAGACTGGTGCAGCTGCTCAATAACCTCAGGGAACAGATGTACCGGTACCGCATCGAATATCTGAAGGATGTGGAGACTCGGGGGTCATTAATAGAGGAGCATAATGGAATCTGCAAGGCACTCGGAATGCATGATGAGCGTGCTGCCTATCAATATACAATTGTTCATATCAAGAGGCAGCAAGATACAATTATGAAGATGATGCAGCAAAATGATGAACCAGATAACTGA
- a CDS encoding GerAB/ArcD/ProY family transporter — protein sequence MFADNQKISNRQLKRQMVISFAGVLVLLLSGGVAGGGLNAVFGIILGYLGLLAFFFFLSQNMTAMRKLVTGGKVLKWIIYLVYGSFLVLTGGYLLEQISKISHIYLLSEIDPNLLKILILVTAALGMGSDVQKRGRMGEASFSLIFWGFVLLLILAALHMRIPDVQAMPKVNGKSMLSYGYLYFSMGTVISLLPFAYVKTERRKKQTWEMGKSWLLLTILIISTVLILLGTYGYPGVKTMELPVLNLMAGTSLPGGFLDRFDIIWMALLLFALLFSLGSLLFYCVRLVRTKEDSDKEKESRISRNILWGAAALMWAASMVNIEGIKLNAVYLKLLQFGYAPLFVIITLLAGCGLRRRQK from the coding sequence ATGTTTGCTGATAATCAGAAAATATCAAACAGGCAGTTAAAGAGACAGATGGTGATTTCCTTCGCCGGTGTGTTGGTATTGCTTTTATCCGGTGGAGTGGCAGGAGGAGGTCTTAATGCTGTCTTCGGAATCATTCTGGGGTATTTAGGTTTGCTTGCTTTCTTTTTCTTTCTGTCTCAAAACATGACGGCAATGCGAAAGTTGGTTACCGGAGGTAAGGTGTTAAAGTGGATTATTTATCTGGTTTATGGCAGTTTTCTGGTTCTGACGGGTGGATACCTGTTAGAACAGATAAGCAAAATCAGTCATATTTATCTTTTATCAGAGATTGATCCAAATCTTCTGAAGATCCTTATCCTTGTGACGGCAGCTTTGGGAATGGGAAGCGATGTACAAAAACGAGGGCGTATGGGGGAAGCATCATTTTCTCTGATCTTTTGGGGATTCGTATTGCTTCTGATTCTGGCGGCGCTCCATATGCGGATTCCGGATGTACAGGCAATGCCCAAAGTAAACGGGAAATCCATGTTGTCTTACGGATACCTGTATTTTTCCATGGGAACGGTCATAAGCCTTCTTCCGTTTGCCTATGTAAAAACAGAAAGGCGGAAAAAACAGACGTGGGAAATGGGGAAATCCTGGCTGCTCCTGACAATTTTGATTATATCTACAGTTTTGATTTTGCTGGGAACATATGGATATCCAGGGGTAAAAACGATGGAACTTCCCGTCTTGAACCTTATGGCCGGGACCAGTCTGCCGGGGGGATTTCTTGACCGGTTTGATATTATATGGATGGCACTCCTTCTTTTTGCACTGCTGTTTTCACTGGGAAGTCTGTTATTCTACTGCGTCAGGCTGGTGAGGACAAAGGAAGATTCGGATAAAGAAAAGGAAAGCCGTATCAGCAGAAATATTTTGTGGGGAGCAGCAGCTCTCATGTGGGCGGCATCTATGGTGAACATCGAAGGAATAAAGTTGAATGCTGTATACCTGAAATTACTGCAATTTGGGTATGCACCATTATTTGTAATTATAACGCTGTTGGCGGGATGCGGACTTAGGAGGAGACAAAAATGA
- the murI gene encoding glutamate racemase, with the protein MVLDRHAPVGVFDSGVGGLTVVREIMRNLPNERIVYFGDTARVPYGSKSKDTVVRYSRQIVRFLQTQKVKTIVVACNTASALALDVIEKEVDIPILGVVIPGAHVAAKTTSNNRIGVIATESTIRSNLYPTLIQRENPEITVFGKACPLFVPLVEEGWTKDPVTYEVARRYLDELLEKDIDTLIMGCTHYPLLRSLLREVVGEKVALVNPAYETAWVLSRLLSELELENPDIYWERQECDDEKYKFFSSDAVDRFNLFANSVLPYEIKSTTLVQIDEF; encoded by the coding sequence ATGGTATTAGATAGACATGCGCCGGTTGGCGTGTTTGACTCCGGGGTGGGCGGGCTTACGGTAGTGCGTGAAATCATGCGGAACCTGCCGAATGAGCGGATTGTATATTTTGGAGATACTGCAAGAGTTCCGTATGGCAGTAAATCCAAGGATACAGTTGTACGTTATTCCAGGCAGATTGTACGCTTTCTCCAGACGCAGAAGGTAAAGACAATTGTGGTGGCCTGTAATACGGCCAGTGCCCTTGCCCTGGATGTGATAGAAAAAGAGGTGGACATTCCGATTCTTGGGGTAGTTATACCGGGTGCTCATGTTGCGGCGAAAACCACTTCAAATAACAGAATCGGAGTGATTGCCACAGAGAGCACCATTCGAAGCAATCTCTATCCCACGTTGATTCAAAGGGAGAACCCGGAGATTACTGTGTTTGGAAAGGCCTGCCCCCTATTTGTTCCACTGGTGGAAGAGGGTTGGACAAAAGATCCCGTTACATATGAAGTTGCCCGGCGATATCTGGATGAGCTTTTGGAAAAGGACATCGACACCCTGATTATGGGATGCACCCATTATCCCCTCTTACGTTCGCTGCTCAGGGAAGTCGTGGGAGAGAAGGTGGCCTTAGTTAATCCCGCCTATGAGACTGCCTGGGTGTTAAGCAGGCTTCTTAGCGAGCTGGAATTGGAAAATCCGGATATTTACTGGGAAAGACAGGAATGTGACGATGAAAAATATAAGTTTTTCAGCAGTGATGCGGTAGATCGTTTTAATCTGTTTGCCAATTCCGTCCTGCCGTATGAAATAAAGTCCACAACACTTGTGCAGATCGATGAGTTTTAA
- a CDS encoding spore germination protein yields MKISKDIKINESYIRNRCKGCADIIIRPMLLGSGVKVYCLVVYIEVAVSNMTLEESVIGKLINHLWDMPGEKIAEFVADNGLGISDTAEFTEMEPAFKAMLAGNAIFFLDGYDKAMKISSKGYPNMGVSKAESEKVLRGSQEGFSESVKINTALIRKRVRSTDLKVEEMMVGARSDTMIALVYMEELMYPELLEQVKGRLEQFEIDGVMDTGMLEQLTEEDWKSPFPQFETTERPDRAALEVLNGRMIVICDNSPMAIMVPTTFNSFLKVSEDRYNRFAIVSLQRLVRFAAAFLALLFSGTYLAVINFHTQVVPTNLLLSFAEARRGVPFPSLLEIIIMELAFELIREAEVRMPGPLGGTIGIVGGLIIGDAAVSANLVSPMTVVVVALSALSSFAIPNEEFSAAFRLLKYGFILLGGLLGIFGLVLGCFLLLGHLTTLTSFKIPYLIPFIGQDISGYKREGDSMLRAPFRRMRYRPIFAKKEQRVRLKKK; encoded by the coding sequence ATGAAAATAAGTAAAGATATAAAGATAAATGAGAGTTACATCAGAAACCGATGCAAAGGGTGTGCCGACATCATCATTCGTCCTATGCTGTTAGGATCAGGAGTCAAGGTGTATTGCCTTGTTGTATATATTGAGGTTGCAGTCAGCAATATGACATTGGAGGAGTCCGTAATCGGGAAGCTGATCAATCATCTTTGGGACATGCCGGGGGAAAAAATTGCTGAATTCGTAGCCGATAATGGTCTTGGAATCTCTGACACTGCAGAGTTTACTGAAATGGAGCCGGCATTTAAGGCAATGTTGGCAGGAAATGCGATTTTTTTCCTGGACGGATATGACAAAGCCATGAAAATCAGCAGTAAGGGATATCCCAATATGGGGGTTTCCAAAGCGGAATCAGAGAAGGTCTTAAGAGGTTCACAGGAAGGCTTCAGCGAATCTGTAAAAATCAATACTGCGCTCATCCGAAAACGGGTACGGAGTACCGATCTGAAGGTTGAAGAAATGATGGTGGGTGCACGTTCGGATACAATGATTGCACTGGTGTATATGGAGGAACTTATGTACCCCGAACTCCTGGAACAGGTGAAGGGAAGGCTTGAGCAATTCGAGATTGACGGCGTTATGGATACAGGGATGCTGGAACAGCTGACAGAAGAAGACTGGAAATCCCCTTTTCCACAATTTGAAACTACAGAAAGGCCTGACAGGGCAGCTCTTGAGGTACTAAATGGAAGGATGATAGTTATTTGTGACAATTCGCCGATGGCAATCATGGTTCCTACAACTTTTAACAGTTTTTTAAAGGTGAGTGAGGATCGTTATAATCGTTTTGCGATTGTCTCCCTACAAAGGCTGGTTCGATTTGCAGCTGCATTTCTGGCTTTGCTGTTTTCCGGAACTTATCTGGCGGTTATCAATTTCCATACACAGGTAGTCCCCACCAATTTGCTGCTTTCTTTTGCAGAAGCCCGCAGAGGTGTTCCGTTTCCCAGCCTGCTGGAGATTATTATTATGGAACTTGCCTTCGAATTGATTCGGGAAGCAGAAGTCAGAATGCCGGGACCACTTGGGGGGACGATTGGTATCGTAGGAGGTCTGATTATCGGGGATGCAGCGGTCAGCGCAAATCTGGTCAGCCCCATGACAGTAGTTGTGGTAGCCTTAAGTGCGCTGTCTTCTTTTGCAATTCCCAATGAGGAATTCTCGGCAGCATTCCGGCTTCTGAAGTATGGATTTATATTATTGGGTGGATTACTGGGAATCTTTGGACTGGTACTGGGCTGCTTTCTTTTGCTGGGGCATCTTACCACGCTGACCAGTTTCAAGATTCCATACTTGATTCCATTTATCGGGCAGGATATTTCGGGATACAAAAGAGAGGGTGACAGCATGTTGCGTGCACCGTTCCGCAGGATGCGCTACAGACCGATCTTTGCGAAAAAAGAGCAAAGAGTGCGATTAAAAAAGAAATAA
- a CDS encoding DUF1934 domain-containing protein, which translates to MTKDVIIYISGLQYMEGANHSEAEPIEIVVGGQYFKKDEKHYLIYDEMMDGPENKTRNIMKFDSNKMELNKKGLVNVQMVFEENKKNLSYYRTSYGMLNMGVAATRIKIDEQEDTIGVLVDYALDMNESYVADCTIALTIRAKG; encoded by the coding sequence ATGACAAAAGATGTTATAATCTATATATCAGGGCTCCAATATATGGAAGGGGCCAATCATTCGGAAGCTGAGCCGATTGAAATTGTGGTGGGAGGCCAGTACTTCAAAAAGGATGAAAAACACTATTTGATATACGATGAAATGATGGATGGGCCAGAGAATAAAACCAGAAATATTATGAAATTTGATAGTAATAAGATGGAATTAAACAAAAAAGGTCTGGTTAATGTACAAATGGTGTTCGAGGAAAACAAAAAGAATTTATCCTACTACCGCACGTCCTATGGCATGTTGAACATGGGGGTCGCAGCCACACGGATTAAGATTGATGAACAGGAAGACACCATTGGTGTATTGGTGGATTATGCTCTGGATATGAATGAGTCTTATGTGGCGGATTGCACCATTGCCCTGACGATTCGGGCGAAGGGATAA
- a CDS encoding polysaccharide deacetylase, whose translation MSDNRKLTREEEELRRRQRAKRLKEQRRRRRQKAIILRIVCVIIFIGMILGIVFGMKSCSKENKKRAQQAVARQEEETRMEEEKKQQSENILIKAEQMAAQYDYDGAIAAMKGLEDYEKDPDITAKITAFEKDKAGMAAYDVEQVEHFFFRSLIVDPELANASEDASVQTANQNTMTVDAFNQLLQKLYDNGYILVSIRDLVKEGKNDKGEAQFEKGTLMLPPGKKPFVLSQEDVSYPFSMASTGRGSRIVTGEDKKPAVEYQQADGSAITGDYDVVPCLDTFIENHPDFAYHNARGILGLTGYNGVLGYRTDEDLGKSTEEGNVYGNYGTFDTAAETKSARTVIQALKDDGWEFASNGYSGMSYASTLDRVQADAQKWQERVGILTGGSDILLYPGGTDIASWTDYSKNDQKYVYLKSLGFNFFCNIDNSNTYWTQIRSDYVRQARKKTE comes from the coding sequence ATGAGTGACAATAGAAAGCTTACCAGAGAGGAAGAAGAGCTGCGCAGGCGCCAAAGAGCGAAACGTCTGAAAGAGCAACGCAGACGAAGGAGACAAAAAGCTATTATACTGCGGATTGTGTGCGTTATAATATTTATCGGGATGATCCTGGGGATTGTGTTCGGCATGAAAAGCTGTAGTAAAGAGAATAAAAAAAGAGCGCAGCAGGCGGTGGCCAGACAAGAGGAAGAGACCCGCATGGAAGAAGAGAAGAAGCAGCAGAGCGAGAACATCCTTATCAAGGCGGAACAGATGGCGGCACAATACGATTATGATGGAGCGATTGCAGCCATGAAGGGATTGGAAGACTATGAAAAAGATCCAGACATAACAGCCAAAATCACTGCATTTGAAAAGGATAAGGCGGGTATGGCTGCCTATGATGTGGAGCAGGTGGAGCATTTTTTCTTTCGCAGCCTGATTGTAGATCCGGAGCTTGCCAATGCCTCCGAGGATGCGTCTGTACAGACAGCCAATCAAAATACCATGACGGTGGACGCATTTAACCAATTGCTGCAGAAACTGTATGACAATGGATATATACTGGTCAGTATTCGGGATTTGGTGAAGGAAGGTAAGAATGATAAGGGAGAAGCTCAATTTGAAAAAGGAACATTGATGCTTCCGCCGGGTAAAAAACCCTTTGTATTATCACAGGAGGATGTCAGTTATCCGTTTTCAATGGCATCTACCGGACGCGGATCCAGAATTGTGACAGGGGAAGATAAAAAACCCGCTGTGGAATATCAGCAGGCGGATGGAAGCGCAATAACAGGGGATTATGATGTGGTTCCCTGTCTCGATACATTTATAGAGAATCATCCCGATTTTGCTTATCACAATGCAAGGGGAATACTGGGACTTACCGGTTATAACGGCGTTTTGGGATATCGTACCGATGAGGATCTGGGAAAAAGCACAGAAGAAGGGAATGTCTATGGAAACTATGGGACATTCGATACTGCGGCGGAAACTAAAAGTGCCCGGACAGTTATACAAGCTTTAAAAGATGATGGATGGGAGTTTGCAAGCAATGGCTATAGCGGCATGAGTTATGCCAGTACCCTGGACCGGGTTCAGGCCGATGCGCAGAAGTGGCAGGAGCGTGTGGGAATTTTGACGGGTGGCAGTGATATTTTGCTTTATCCCGGCGGAACTGATATTGCAAGCTGGACCGACTATTCGAAAAATGACCAGAAATATGTTTATCTGAAATCATTGGGATTTAATTTTTTCTGTAATATTGATAATTCCAATACATACTGGACGCAAATCAGAAGTGATTATGTGCGTCAGGCCAGAAAAAAAACGGAATAG
- the ispE gene encoding 4-(cytidine 5'-diphospho)-2-C-methyl-D-erythritol kinase, which translates to MRLRAMAKINLGLDVIKKRDDGYHEVRMIMQTIRMYDQIDLAGSDRPGIQVKTNLPYLPSNENNLVYKAAKLLMDEFHIEKGLDIRLRKVIPVAAGLGGGSSDAAAVMVGVNRMFHLNLSLEELADRGKTIGADVPYCIMRGTALAEGIGEILTQLPSLPPCHILVAKPGINVSTKNVYKSLRADEIQNHPDIDGIIDAIRGSSLMGVTARMANVLEEVTVRDYPVIDEIKQLMMERGALSAMMSGSGPSVFGIFDDRRKAGHAYRQLQDMNLVKQIFLTKPFAPGGR; encoded by the coding sequence ATGAGATTAAGAGCTATGGCTAAGATAAATTTAGGGCTTGATGTGATAAAAAAGCGGGATGACGGATATCACGAGGTCCGCATGATTATGCAAACCATCCGCATGTATGATCAGATTGATCTTGCAGGGAGCGACAGGCCGGGTATTCAGGTCAAGACAAACCTGCCCTATCTCCCCTCTAATGAAAATAATCTGGTATATAAAGCTGCAAAGCTTCTGATGGATGAATTTCACATTGAGAAAGGGCTGGATATCCGTCTGAGAAAAGTAATACCGGTAGCAGCAGGTCTGGGAGGAGGGAGTTCGGATGCAGCAGCCGTCATGGTAGGTGTAAACCGGATGTTTCATCTGAATCTGTCCCTGGAGGAACTGGCGGACCGGGGAAAAACAATTGGCGCCGATGTGCCTTACTGTATTATGAGGGGCACAGCACTTGCAGAGGGAATCGGAGAGATATTGACGCAATTACCCTCCCTGCCCCCCTGCCATATCCTGGTTGCAAAGCCGGGGATCAATGTATCCACGAAAAATGTATACAAAAGCCTGCGTGCCGATGAGATTCAGAATCATCCGGATATTGACGGAATCATTGACGCTATCCGGGGGAGTTCTCTTATGGGCGTAACGGCACGCATGGCGAATGTACTGGAGGAAGTAACGGTAAGAGACTACCCTGTAATTGATGAAATAAAACAACTTATGATGGAGCGCGGTGCATTGTCTGCAATGATGAGCGGAAGCGGTCCTTCTGTGTTCGGCATTTTTGATGACAGAAGGAAGGCCGGGCATGCATACAGGCAGCTGCAGGATATGAATCTGGTGAAGCAGATATTCCTGACGAAGCCATTTGCTCCTGGAGGACGATGA